GCCGCTCGGCCAGCAGTTCGCCGTGGGTGCCGACCGCCGCCACCTCCCCGGCCACGAGCAGGACCACCCGGTCCGCCCGGTCCAGGAGCAGCGGTGAGGCGCCCGTGACCACGGTGGTGCGCCCGGCCCGTGCCTCGTGCAGCCGTTCGGCGATGGTGGACTCGGTGTGCGCGTCCACGGCGGATGTGGGTTCGACCAGGAGCAGGATCTCGGGGGCGGCGAGCAGGGCCCGGGCCAGCCGGACCCGTTGGCGCTGGCCGCCGGAGAGGTTGCGGCCCTGGGGTTCGACCGCGGAGTCCAGGCCGTCGGGCATGGACGTGACCACGTCGTCGGCGCCCGCGACGTGCAGCGCGGAGTGGATTTCGGTGTCGTCGCGGGTTCCGTGCGGGTCCAGGACCTCGCGCAGGGAGCCGGCGAACAGGTAGGCGTCGTTGTCGGAGACCAGGATCCGGTGGCGGACCTCGTCGAGCTCCAGGTCCCGCAACGGCACCCCGCCCCAGCTGGTGTCGGAGGCGGTATAGCGGCCCAGCCGGTCCACGATGTGGGCGGTGTGGTGGCTGTCCGCGCTGACCAGGGCGGTGGTCCGGCCCGGCGGGACGCGCACCCCGGAGTCCGGTTCGATGAGCTCCGAGCCCTCCTCCGGGCCGGGGCGGTCCCTGCCGCTGCCGGTGTCCGGGGGCCGGAGGGTGAGCAGGTCGAGCGCCCGGCGTACGGAGACCAGCCCCTCGATCATGCTGTTGGCCCCTTCGATGAGGAAGAACACCGGCAGGATGAGGATGGCCACGTAGGCGTAGACGGCGACGGTCTCGCCGACGGTGATCTGCCCGGTCACGGTCAGGCGGGCGGCCACCCAGGTGACCGCGCCGAGGAAGACCACGGGCAGGCAGGCGCTCACGGCGTGGAACCAGCTGGTGGTCTCACTGACCCGGTAGCCCTGCTTCAACAGTTCCCCGGACCGTTCCTCGTAGCGGCGGGCGAAGTGCGCCTTGCCGCCGATCCCGCACAGCACGCGCAGCCCGGACACGATGTCCGCGGCCAGTGCTGTCGTGTGCCCCTGGTGCTCGCGGTAGACGCTCTGCCGCCCGTGCAGCCGTCCCATCAGCGGGCCGATGACCACGGCCAGCACCGGGACGCCGAGCACGACGATCGCGGCGAGCAGCGGGGAGATGGTGAACAGCAGGACCGAGACGCCCGCGTAGGCGATGACCGCGCCCACCCCGGGGCCGGTCATGGTGAGGATGTTGGCGATTCTGAGGACGTCGCTGGCCTGCACGGTGGACAGCTCACCGGAGGAGACCCGGCGGGACAGGGAGGACCCCAGCACGGTGGAGTGCCGGGTGATCGCGCGCATGGTCCGGTGGGCGGCGTCCGTCCGGATCAGGGACATCGTCCGGTGCCGCAGGATCGACACGGTCGCGGTCGCCACGGCCACCGCGGCGGCGGTCCCGGCCCACAGGAAGAGGGCACGGGGGTTCTCGGCGCGCAGGCCGTCGTCGATCGCGCGGGCGAGCACGTAGGGCGGGAACACCAGCCCGACCATCCACAGGGTGCCGAAGAAGGAGCCGCACAGGACTCGCCAGGGCTGTTCGGCGATCAGCCACCACACGAAGCGCAGCGGGCCGCGCAGGTCGGGGTCGCCGACGGGGGGCAGGGCCGAACGGGGGAGCGGGCGGGTCCCCCAGGGGCCGGGGACACCCGTGGCGCTGGGGGGAACGCCCGTGGCATCGGGCAAGTGACACCTCCGTGCGGGTTGGCTCACGCTTATGTAACCAGGGCTTCGGAAGGGTCCTTCGGCCGGGTCTGTCCGAGAGGGATGAGTGTGGGCCAGTGCCGTTATTGACGTGGTGTGACTGTTTCGGAACCCAGGTCCCGTATCCGACTAAGGGTCGCATAGGTCGCATCAGTGATTTTCGGCGATATAAGGGAGGAAATTCTTATAACGCCTGCGTCACGAAAGAGGGGTTCGCTCATATATCGAGGAAAAACGCGCATCATAAATCCTTGATGGTCCAGCGGGGACCTTGTGCCCCAGGAGCGCGGAAAAGGAGAGGTGGCCACGGATGGCGGACACGGGCGGCAAGGACTGGAAACGTGTCTTGCTCCTGGGGTTCGCGGGCGTGCTCACTGTCGTCCTCGTCACGACCACCGTGGCCTTCTGGGACCAGTTCACCTGTGGCGGCCCCGGCAGCGGGGTCCGGGAGGTGGACGGCGAGTGCGTCGGCGTCACCGACGGTTCCTTTTCCTTCGGGCCCGAGTTCGAGGACATCCAAAAACGGATCAAGGCGGAGAACGACCGGGTCGCGGACCTGGCTGACGAGGAAAACCCCGTGGTCAGGGTGGCTTTTCTCGGTATTTTGACCTTCGATGAGGTCAGCCCGATGGACCCCGAACGGATGCTCCGCTCACTGGAGGGCGCCTACACCGCCGTGCGGCGGGCCAACGACACCCAGAACTTCGGCGACCAGTCCCCGCAGATCCAGCTGGTCCTGGCCAACGTGGGCAGCCGGCAGGAGCAGTGGAAACCGGTGGTGGAACAGCTCGTGGCCATGTCCGACGACAGGGACCGGCCCCTGGTCGCCGTCACCGGCATGGGTGTGAGCGTCACCAGCACGCGTGACATCGCCGAGCGGCTGAACGAGGAGAGCATCCCCATGATCTCCTCCGCCGTCACCGCCGACGGGTTGGCCCACGGCCCCGGGGGGATCAACGACGGCGGTGACGAGGAGAACCCCGCGCTGCCCGGCGTGATCCGGGTGGTGCCCAGCAACAACGAATACGTCAGGGCGCTCGGCGACTACCTCGACGCCGAGCCCGATCCGGTCCGGGCACTCATCGTGTACGACAACGACACCGATGAACGCGACCTCTTCGTGGACACGCTCCGCGAGGCCTACGAGGAGCACCTCTCGGACTACCTCGACGCCGACGACTACGAGCAGCCGTTCGAGGGGACCACGCTCGGTGACACCCCGAGCAAGGCGAAATTCAACATCATCGCCAGAAACGTGTGCAACACCGGGGTCAACACGGTCCTCTACGCCGGCCGCGCGCCCGACCTGGACGTCTTCCTGGACAGCCTGGACTCCATCCCGTGCCGGCTCGACGAACCCCTGCGCGTGCTGTTCGTCGCCACCGGCCTCAGCGCCGCCAACAACGACAAGACCATGGGGATCGCGGAGGCCAACGACATCAACCTCGTGTACGCGTCCGGGTTCGACACCCGCTGGGAGACCGCTCCCCCCGGCTCGGAGGCCGTTCCCGAGGGGTACGAGAAGTTTCGGAACGCCTACCTGCACTACCTTCCGGACGCCGAGGTCGAAGGCCTTGTCAACGGTTACGCGCTGGCCAACCACGACGCCGTGGCGGTGGCCGCCAGCGCGGTGCGGATGACCAACGACGAGGAGGGGGTGGAGGGCCCCCTGACCCCCCGTGCGGTGCGGAGCATGTTGATGCTGCTCAACTCCGAGTACCCGGTCGAGGCCGGGGGCGGAACGCTCAGCTACAGATCGACCGGCAGCTCGGGTGAGGCGATCGGAAGATACGTCCCCATCGTCGAGCTCCCCCTGGGAGACAGCCGGGAGCCGCTTCCGGACCCGTACGTCATCGGAGCGAACTGAGACCGCCCGCGGGTGACAGGCCGGTCGGCGGCAGGGTAGAACGGCACGAGCGCCCTACCCTGAACAACGAGGAGCACCACCTCTTGACCGCCAACCCGTTCCTGTCACCCAGCGAACTCCCGTACCGGCTGCCCGACTTCGCGGCGGTCCGTGACGAGCACTACCTGCCCGCCTTCGAACAGGGCGTGGCCGAGCACCTCGCCGAGGTCGACGCGATCGCCCGCAACCCGGAGCCCGCGACCTTCGACAACACCATCGCCGCGCTGGAGCGCTCCGGAGCGACCCTCAAGCGGGTCGAGGTCGTGCTGCACACCCTGACCGGCTCCGACGCCACCGACGGCATCCGTGAGATCGAGGAGAAGATCGTCCCCCTCGCCGCCCGGCACCGGGACGCGATCTCCCTCAACCGCGGGCTGTGGGCCCGCATCCAGCAGGTCACCACCGACGACCCCCAGGAGTCCTGGCTGCTGGAGCGGTACCGACTCGACTTCGTCAAGGCCGGCGCCGACCTCGGCGACGAGGAGCAGGAGCGGTTGCGCGAGCTCAACGCCCAGCTCGCCGAGCTCGGCACCGAGTTCTCCCGCAACGTCGTCAGGGCGACCAGCGAGAACGCCCTCGTCACCGCCGACGCGGCCGACCTGGACGGCCTCGACGAGGCCCAGATCAGCGCCATCAAGCAGGGCGACGAGTACGTCCTGCCGCTGCTGAACACCACCGTGCAGCCCGCCCTGGCCCAGCTCACCAACCGGACCGTCCGCGAGCGCCTGTACACCCTGAGCACCGAACGCGCTCCGGAGAACCTGGAGATCGCCGCCCGCACGGCCGAGATCCGGGCTGAGCGGGCCCAGCTGCTGGGGTACCCCGACCACGCGGCGTACAAGGTCGCCGACCAGACCGCCAAGACCGTCGAGGCGGTTGAGGAGCGGCTCGCCCAGCTGGTCGGTCCGGCCCGCCGCAACGTCGAGAAGGAAGCCCGGGTACTGGCCGAGCACGCCGGGCACGACATCGAGCCGTGGGACTGGCCCTTCTACACCGAGCAGGTGCGTAAGGCCCGCTACGACTTCGACGAGAGCGTGCTGCGGCCCTACTTCGAACTCGGCCGGGTGATCGAGGACGGCGTCTTCCACGCGGCGACCCTGCTGTACGGGGTCACCTTCGCCGAGCGCGCCGACCTCAAGGGCTACCACCCGGACATGCGCGTCTGGGAGGTGTCCGACGAGGACGGCACCGCGCTGGGCCTGTTCCTGCTGGACCCCTACGCCCGCCCGACCAAGCGCGGCGGCGCGTGGATGCACAACCTCGTCGACCAGTCGTTCCTGCTGGACGAGAAGCCGGTGGTGGTGAACAACCTGAATGTCACCAAGCCGGTGTCCGGGCCCACGCTGCTCACCTTCGACGAGGTCGAGACGGCCTTCCACGAGTTCGGCCACGCCATCCACGGGCTGCTGTCCGCGGTGCGCTTCCCCCGGGTCGAGGGCACCAGCGTGCCCCGCGACTTCGTGGAGTTCCCCTCGCAGGTCAACGAGATGTGGGCGCTCTGGCCGGAGATCCTGGCCAACTACGCCAAGCACCACGAGACCGGCGAGCCGGTGCCCGCCGACCTCGTGGGACGGCTGACCGCCGCCAGCCAGTTCAACCAGGGCTTCGGCACCTTCGAGTACCTCGCGGCCGCGCTGCTGGACTGGTCCTGGCACCGCCTGGCCCCCGGTGAGACCGTCGAGGACCCCGCGTCCTTCGAGGCCAAGGCGCTGGAAGCGGCCGGCGCCCTGCACCCGCTGGTCCGCCCCCGCTACCGGAGCACGTACTTCCAGCACATCTTCTCCGACGACGGCTACAGCGCGGGCTACTACTCCTACGTATGGAGTGAGGTCCTGGACGCCGAGAGCGTCGAGTGGTTCAAGGAGAACGGCGGCCTCACCCGGGCGGGCGGCGACGCCTTCCGTGAGAAGGTGCTCTCCCGAGGAGGCAGCGTCGACCCGATGGAGGCCGTCACCGACTTCCTGGGCCGCGAGCCCCGCATGGAGCCCCTGCTCACCCGCAAGGGCCTGAACTAGTACCGCGGCAACCTGCCGTCGCGGTACCAGGACCCTGGTGCCGGGTCCTTCTCCGGCGGCGGGGCCGTTACGGCCCCGCCGCCTCCTGCGTGCACTCCGGCACCCGCAGGGTCAAACGCATCGTCAGTCCGCCGCCCGGGGTCGAGTCGGCCGCCAAGGAACCTCCCATGGCCTCGGCCAGACCCTGTGAGAGGGCCAGGCCCAGCCCGAGGCCGCTCTGGTTGTCGGAGTCACCCAACCGCTGGAACGGTACGAACATGCTCTGCCGGTCCTCCTCCGCGACACCGGGCCCGTGGTCGGCGACCAGCACCTCGATCCGATCGCCGCTCCAGGACGCCGAGACCTCCGGAGGGCGGTCCCGCGGGCTGAACTTCAGGGCGTTGCCGATGATGTTGACCAGGACCCGGTCCAGCAGTCCCGGGTCGGCCACCGCGTCCGGGAGCTCTTCCGGAACCAGCACCCTTACCCCGTCCGCCGCGGCCCCGTCCAACTGGTCCAACGCGGAGAACACGGACTCCCGCACCTGTAGCGGGCGTGCCGTCACACCCAACACCCCGGCCTGGAGGCGGCTCATGTCCAGCAGGTCCGTCACCAACCGGGTCAGCTGGTCCAGGGACTCGTCCGCCATCGACAGCAGCCCCTCCCGGTCCTGCTCGCTGAAGTGCACCTCGCGGCTGCGCAGACTGGTCACCGCAGCCTTGGCCGAGGCCAGCGGTGCTCGGAGGTCGTGACTGACCGCTGAGAGGAGGGCGGTCCGCATCCGGTCGGCCTCCGCGAGGGGCCTGGCCGCGGCGGCCTCCCGCTCCAGCCGCTCCTGGCGGAGGGCGACCGCGGCCTGGACGGCGAAGACCTCGATGATCCTGCGGTCACCTGCCTCGGGCCGTCGGCCGCGCAGTACCAGGGTGAGGTCGTCGTCCACCGGTACCTCTGTGTCCCGCTCCGACGGGGAGAGGGGGTGGTCCTCGCCCGAGGCGGCGACCACCTCCCACCTCCGGCGGTCCTGGCGCTGGTCGGGACGCGCGGAGAAACCGGGCCTGCGCTGCAGGAGGGCCACCGAGGTCAGGGAGAAGGTCTCCCGCAGACGCTCCATCAGGGCCTCCAGCGGGCGTGAGCCCCGCAGGACGTTGCCCGCGACGGTCGCCAGAACCTGTGCCTCCGCCCCTGCCTGGGCAGCTTCCCTGGTACGGCGAGCCGCCTGGTCCACCACCACGCTCACCGATACGGCCACGACCACGAAGCCGACCAGGGCGAGGACGCTCTGCATGGAGGCGACGGTGAAGGTGAGGTAGGGCTCGGTGTAGAAGAAGTTGAGCACCGCGAAGCCGCTGACCGAGGTCAGCAGCGCGGGCCACATCCCCCCGACCAGGGCGACCACCGTCACTGTGGCGAACACCAGCGCGATCGCACTTC
This DNA window, taken from Nocardiopsis exhalans, encodes the following:
- a CDS encoding ABC transporter ATP-binding protein, translated to MPDATGVPPSATGVPGPWGTRPLPRSALPPVGDPDLRGPLRFVWWLIAEQPWRVLCGSFFGTLWMVGLVFPPYVLARAIDDGLRAENPRALFLWAGTAAAVAVATATVSILRHRTMSLIRTDAAHRTMRAITRHSTVLGSSLSRRVSSGELSTVQASDVLRIANILTMTGPGVGAVIAYAGVSVLLFTISPLLAAIVVLGVPVLAVVIGPLMGRLHGRQSVYREHQGHTTALAADIVSGLRVLCGIGGKAHFARRYEERSGELLKQGYRVSETTSWFHAVSACLPVVFLGAVTWVAARLTVTGQITVGETVAVYAYVAILILPVFFLIEGANSMIEGLVSVRRALDLLTLRPPDTGSGRDRPGPEEGSELIEPDSGVRVPPGRTTALVSADSHHTAHIVDRLGRYTASDTSWGGVPLRDLELDEVRHRILVSDNDAYLFAGSLREVLDPHGTRDDTEIHSALHVAGADDVVTSMPDGLDSAVEPQGRNLSGGQRQRVRLARALLAAPEILLLVEPTSAVDAHTESTIAERLHEARAGRTTVVTGASPLLLDRADRVVLLVAGEVAAVGTHGELLAERPDYRALVFRGDLDEERPHE
- a CDS encoding ABC transporter substrate-binding protein — its product is MADTGGKDWKRVLLLGFAGVLTVVLVTTTVAFWDQFTCGGPGSGVREVDGECVGVTDGSFSFGPEFEDIQKRIKAENDRVADLADEENPVVRVAFLGILTFDEVSPMDPERMLRSLEGAYTAVRRANDTQNFGDQSPQIQLVLANVGSRQEQWKPVVEQLVAMSDDRDRPLVAVTGMGVSVTSTRDIAERLNEESIPMISSAVTADGLAHGPGGINDGGDEENPALPGVIRVVPSNNEYVRALGDYLDAEPDPVRALIVYDNDTDERDLFVDTLREAYEEHLSDYLDADDYEQPFEGTTLGDTPSKAKFNIIARNVCNTGVNTVLYAGRAPDLDVFLDSLDSIPCRLDEPLRVLFVATGLSAANNDKTMGIAEANDINLVYASGFDTRWETAPPGSEAVPEGYEKFRNAYLHYLPDAEVEGLVNGYALANHDAVAVAASAVRMTNDEEGVEGPLTPRAVRSMLMLLNSEYPVEAGGGTLSYRSTGSSGEAIGRYVPIVELPLGDSREPLPDPYVIGAN
- a CDS encoding M3 family metallopeptidase, whose amino-acid sequence is MTANPFLSPSELPYRLPDFAAVRDEHYLPAFEQGVAEHLAEVDAIARNPEPATFDNTIAALERSGATLKRVEVVLHTLTGSDATDGIREIEEKIVPLAARHRDAISLNRGLWARIQQVTTDDPQESWLLERYRLDFVKAGADLGDEEQERLRELNAQLAELGTEFSRNVVRATSENALVTADAADLDGLDEAQISAIKQGDEYVLPLLNTTVQPALAQLTNRTVRERLYTLSTERAPENLEIAARTAEIRAERAQLLGYPDHAAYKVADQTAKTVEAVEERLAQLVGPARRNVEKEARVLAEHAGHDIEPWDWPFYTEQVRKARYDFDESVLRPYFELGRVIEDGVFHAATLLYGVTFAERADLKGYHPDMRVWEVSDEDGTALGLFLLDPYARPTKRGGAWMHNLVDQSFLLDEKPVVVNNLNVTKPVSGPTLLTFDEVETAFHEFGHAIHGLLSAVRFPRVEGTSVPRDFVEFPSQVNEMWALWPEILANYAKHHETGEPVPADLVGRLTAASQFNQGFGTFEYLAAALLDWSWHRLAPGETVEDPASFEAKALEAAGALHPLVRPRYRSTYFQHIFSDDGYSAGYYSYVWSEVLDAESVEWFKENGGLTRAGGDAFREKVLSRGGSVDPMEAVTDFLGREPRMEPLLTRKGLN
- a CDS encoding sensor histidine kinase → MTRGNLRVYLGAAPGVGKTYRMLDEAHRRRDRGADVVVGFVECHGRVMTEAMIDDLEVVPRTRVTHRGRSFEEMDLEAVLERRPQVVLVDELAHSNVPGSRNAKRWQDIEALLDAGITVLSTLNIQHLESLNDVVERVTGIRQGETVPDAWVRAAEQIELVDMTPEALRKRLAHGNVYRPEKIDASLGNYFRSGNLSALRELALLWLAGRVEDELESYRSDHGVTDTWETRERVVVALTGGAEGETLLRRAARIARRGRGADLLAVHVARSDGLTGADPALLARQRVLVEHLGGTYHQVLGEDVARSLIAFARGVNATQLVLGASRRGRIARLLSPGIGAATTALSGPIDVHLVTHEHAGTRPPAGRRAVLSRRRRLLACAVALLALLIVGFGIVTPASEAFLGSAIALVFATVTVVALVGGMWPALLTSVSGFAVLNFFYTEPYLTFTVASMQSVLALVGFVVVAVSVSVVVDQAARRTREAAQAGAEAQVLATVAGNVLRGSRPLEALMERLRETFSLTSVALLQRRPGFSARPDQRQDRRRWEVVAASGEDHPLSPSERDTEVPVDDDLTLVLRGRRPEAGDRRIIEVFAVQAAVALRQERLEREAAAARPLAEADRMRTALLSAVSHDLRAPLASAKAAVTSLRSREVHFSEQDREGLLSMADESLDQLTRLVTDLLDMSRLQAGVLGVTARPLQVRESVFSALDQLDGAAADGVRVLVPEELPDAVADPGLLDRVLVNIIGNALKFSPRDRPPEVSASWSGDRIEVLVADHGPGVAEEDRQSMFVPFQRLGDSDNQSGLGLGLALSQGLAEAMGGSLAADSTPGGGLTMRLTLRVPECTQEAAGP